From a single Emcibacter nanhaiensis genomic region:
- a CDS encoding N-formylglutamate amidohydrolase, whose product METYSIISPDTPSNGIVYNSPHSGRYLPVEFLNQYEGQPIRLHQSGDSRMDDVIGGITSAGSCLFKNHYGRIYVDTNRDVREIDPACLKDSPRGLQFIRSEKVMRGFGVIPMKTFDGKDIYPEPGLTHDAARARLEEVYYPVHEALAALLEQARDRFGYYLLVDCHSMPSYRFMNSRLPSNRQADVVIGNNYDKSCSRKISRYVAQHFEEDGLSVRFNAPYAGGYNTVHYGVPDRKRHAIQIELNRNLYLNEEDLSLNGNFENLRDSITKLADKLNREIQSLLGIYTANSEK is encoded by the coding sequence ATGGAAACATATTCGATCATCTCACCGGACACTCCCTCCAACGGCATCGTTTACAACAGCCCGCACAGCGGTCGTTACCTGCCTGTGGAGTTTCTCAACCAATATGAGGGACAGCCGATCAGGCTGCACCAGTCCGGCGACAGCCGGATGGATGATGTGATCGGCGGCATTACCAGCGCAGGCTCCTGTCTGTTTAAAAATCACTATGGCAGGATTTATGTGGATACCAACCGCGACGTCCGGGAAATCGACCCTGCGTGCCTGAAGGACTCGCCCCGCGGCCTGCAATTCATCCGAAGTGAAAAAGTCATGCGCGGCTTTGGCGTTATTCCTATGAAAACCTTCGACGGCAAGGATATTTATCCGGAACCGGGCCTGACCCATGACGCCGCCCGGGCAAGGCTTGAGGAGGTTTATTACCCGGTTCACGAAGCTCTTGCCGCACTGCTTGAACAGGCCCGGGACAGGTTTGGCTATTATCTTCTGGTGGATTGTCATTCCATGCCGTCCTACCGTTTTATGAATTCCCGCCTGCCGTCCAACAGACAGGCGGATGTGGTCATTGGCAATAATTATGATAAAAGCTGTTCCAGGAAGATTTCCCGCTATGTGGCGCAGCATTTTGAAGAGGACGGCCTGTCAGTCCGCTTCAACGCGCCCTATGCCGGTGGCTATAATACCGTGCATTACGGTGTCCCTGACCGGAAACGGCATGCCATCCAAATCGAACTTAACAGAAACCTTTACCTCAACGAGGAAGACCTGTCGCTGAATGGAAACTTCGAAAACCTTCGGGATTCCATCACCAAACTGGCGGATAAACTGAACAGGGAAATCCAGTCCCTGCTCGGCATCTATACTGCTAACAGTGAAAAATAA
- the typA gene encoding translational GTPase TypA, whose translation MTLRNIAIIAHVDHGKTTLVDSMFRQSGLFRENQRVEERAMDSNDLEKERGITILAKCTAVEWHGTRINIVDTPGHADFGGEVERILSMVDGVILLVDAAEGPMPQTKFVLSKALALGLKPIVVINKVDKPDRRPDAVHDEVFDLFVALDANEEQLDFPTLFASGRDGWADLELDGPRENLAPLFETIISHFKAPEVATEENIAKPFTMLATLLDRDNFMGRVLTGRVQSGRIKVNDPIKVLNAKGEVVEQGRASKLLSFHGLERVPVEQAQAGDIIAIAGLSVGTVADTFCAPEVTEPLQAQPIDPPTLSMKFSVNDSPLAGREGKKVTSRLIRDRLERESEGNVAIKITESEDKDSFEVAGRGELQLGVLIETMRREGFELSISRPQVLFKKDPDTGERLEPYEEVVVDVDEEFSGGVVEKMGLRKAEMTDMRSSGAGKTRITFLAPSRGLIGYHGEFLTDTRGTGIMNRVFHSYGPYKGPIAGRRQGVLISNGNGKAVAYALFNLEERGIIMVDPQDEVYEGMIIGEHSRDNDLDVNPLKGKQLTNIRAAGKDDAIKLTPPRKLGLEEAIAYINDDELVEVTPENIRLRKRYLDPHDRKRALRAAQAS comes from the coding sequence ATGACGTTACGTAATATTGCCATCATCGCCCACGTGGACCATGGCAAAACAACCCTGGTGGACAGCATGTTCCGCCAGAGCGGCCTGTTCCGTGAAAACCAGCGCGTTGAAGAGCGGGCCATGGACAGCAACGACCTGGAAAAAGAGCGCGGCATTACCATCCTCGCCAAATGTACGGCCGTGGAATGGCACGGCACCCGCATTAATATTGTCGACACCCCGGGCCACGCCGACTTCGGTGGCGAAGTGGAGCGTATCCTCAGCATGGTCGACGGCGTGATCCTTCTGGTGGATGCCGCCGAGGGCCCGATGCCGCAGACCAAATTCGTGCTGTCCAAGGCGCTGGCGCTGGGCCTGAAACCGATCGTGGTGATCAACAAGGTGGACAAGCCGGACCGGCGCCCCGATGCCGTCCATGACGAGGTTTTTGACCTGTTCGTGGCGCTCGACGCCAACGAGGAGCAGCTTGACTTCCCGACCCTGTTTGCCTCCGGCCGTGACGGCTGGGCGGATCTGGAACTGGACGGTCCGCGGGAAAACCTGGCGCCGCTGTTTGAAACCATCATCAGCCATTTCAAGGCGCCGGAAGTGGCGACCGAGGAAAATATCGCCAAGCCCTTTACCATGCTGGCGACCCTGCTGGATCGCGATAATTTCATGGGCCGCGTGCTGACCGGGCGGGTGCAGAGCGGCAGGATCAAGGTCAACGATCCGATCAAGGTGCTGAACGCCAAGGGTGAAGTGGTGGAACAGGGCCGCGCCAGCAAGCTCCTCTCCTTCCACGGACTGGAGCGTGTGCCGGTAGAGCAGGCCCAAGCCGGAGACATTATTGCCATTGCCGGACTAAGTGTCGGTACCGTGGCCGATACCTTCTGCGCCCCGGAAGTGACCGAACCGCTGCAGGCCCAGCCGATTGACCCGCCAACCCTGAGCATGAAATTCTCCGTCAACGACAGCCCGCTGGCCGGACGTGAAGGCAAGAAAGTCACCAGCCGCCTGATCCGTGATCGCCTGGAACGTGAATCCGAAGGCAATGTGGCCATCAAAATCACCGAAAGCGAAGACAAGGACAGCTTTGAAGTGGCCGGACGCGGCGAACTGCAGCTCGGCGTCCTGATCGAAACCATGCGCCGCGAAGGCTTCGAGCTCTCCATCTCCCGCCCGCAGGTGCTGTTCAAGAAAGATCCTGACACCGGCGAACGACTGGAGCCCTATGAAGAAGTTGTCGTCGATGTGGACGAAGAATTTTCCGGCGGCGTGGTCGAGAAAATGGGCCTGCGCAAGGCGGAAATGACCGACATGCGCTCCAGCGGCGCCGGCAAGACCCGTATCACCTTCCTGGCCCCGTCCCGCGGCCTGATCGGTTATCACGGCGAGTTCCTGACCGATACCCGCGGTACCGGCATCATGAACCGGGTGTTCCACAGCTATGGCCCCTATAAGGGCCCGATCGCCGGGCGTCGCCAAGGTGTGCTGATCTCCAACGGTAACGGCAAGGCTGTGGCCTACGCCCTGTTCAACCTTGAGGAACGCGGCATCATCATGGTCGACCCGCAGGACGAAGTCTATGAAGGCATGATCATCGGCGAACACAGCCGGGACAACGACCTGGACGTGAACCCGCTCAAGGGCAAGCAGCTGACCAACATCCGCGCCGCCGGCAAGGATGACGCCATCAAGCTGACCCCGCCGCGCAAACTGGGCCTGGAAGAAGCCATCGCCTATATCAATGACGATGAACTGGTAGAGGTTACCCCGGAAAATATCCGGCTGCGCAAGCGCTACCTCGATCCCCATGATCGCAAGAGGGCCCTTCGCGCCGCCCAAGCCAGCTAA
- a CDS encoding sigma-54-dependent transcriptional regulator, whose amino-acid sequence MANPTILLVEDTLPLASIYKEYLSDEKLELVHVATGGEAFDYLEEGRPEVILLDMQLPDMDGMQILEHISDKKIETSVVVITAHGSISRAVDAMRLGAFEFLLKPFDKSRLVFTVRNALERVRLKKVVYSYQSQFEDRKEFCNMLGSSLAMQSVYRTIENVASSKATVFITGESGTGKELAAHAIHELSPRRNQEFVVLNCGAIPKDLMESEIFGHVKGAFTGAIDNREGAAHKADGGTLFLDEIGEMDMDLQAKLLRFIQSGTFQKVGSTTTHKVDIRFVCATNRDPLKMVETGLFREDLYYRLNVVPIHMPPLRERGRDKLEIAYALLDNFTREEGKHFVRFSPEVEKVFLHHPWPGNVRQMQNIIRNVVVLHNGEEVSLEMLPAPFNSYDVTTPSATVVEKVAQTGDNVVVLPKMSPKAIRPLEEQEREIIEEAIRLCDGNITKAAGYLEINPSTIYRKMKSWRGPLLS is encoded by the coding sequence TTGGCTAATCCAACCATATTGCTTGTTGAAGATACGCTTCCGCTGGCCTCGATCTACAAAGAATACCTGAGCGATGAAAAGCTTGAGCTGGTCCATGTGGCGACTGGCGGGGAGGCCTTTGACTATCTGGAGGAGGGACGTCCCGAAGTCATTCTGCTTGATATGCAGCTGCCGGACATGGACGGGATGCAGATCCTCGAGCATATCTCCGATAAAAAAATTGAAACCAGTGTTGTTGTGATTACTGCCCACGGCTCCATCTCGCGGGCGGTGGATGCCATGCGCCTGGGCGCCTTTGAATTCCTGCTCAAGCCGTTCGACAAGAGCCGCCTGGTCTTTACCGTGCGCAATGCCCTGGAACGGGTCCGGCTGAAAAAGGTCGTCTACAGCTATCAGAGCCAGTTTGAGGACCGCAAGGAATTCTGTAACATGCTGGGCAGTTCCCTGGCCATGCAGTCGGTCTACAGAACCATTGAGAATGTGGCGTCCAGCAAGGCCACAGTCTTTATTACCGGGGAAAGCGGTACCGGCAAGGAACTTGCCGCCCACGCGATCCACGAACTGAGCCCGCGCCGGAATCAGGAATTTGTGGTGCTGAACTGTGGAGCCATCCCCAAGGATCTGATGGAAAGCGAGATCTTCGGCCATGTCAAGGGCGCCTTTACCGGTGCCATCGATAATCGGGAGGGGGCGGCGCACAAGGCGGATGGCGGGACTTTGTTCCTGGATGAGATTGGCGAGATGGATATGGACCTGCAGGCCAAGCTGTTGCGCTTTATCCAGTCCGGCACCTTCCAGAAGGTCGGCAGCACCACGACCCATAAAGTCGATATTCGTTTTGTCTGCGCCACCAACCGCGACCCGCTCAAAATGGTCGAAACGGGATTGTTCAGGGAGGATCTGTACTACCGCCTGAACGTGGTGCCGATCCATATGCCGCCGCTTAGGGAACGGGGCCGGGACAAGCTGGAAATCGCCTATGCCCTGCTGGATAACTTCACCCGCGAGGAAGGAAAGCATTTCGTGCGGTTCTCGCCGGAGGTGGAAAAAGTCTTTTTGCACCACCCCTGGCCGGGGAATGTGCGCCAGATGCAGAATATCATCCGCAACGTGGTGGTCCTGCATAATGGCGAGGAAGTCAGCCTGGAAATGCTGCCCGCACCTTTCAACAGCTACGACGTGACAACGCCTTCCGCCACTGTGGTGGAAAAAGTGGCCCAGACCGGCGACAATGTGGTGGTTCTGCCGAAAATGTCGCCCAAGGCCATCCGGCCGCTGGAGGAGCAGGAGCGGGAGATTATTGAAGAAGCCATCCGTCTCTGTGATGGAAATATCACCAAGGCCGCCGGCTATCTGGAGATCAACCCTTCCACAATCTATCGCAAGATGAAAAGCTGGAGAGGGCCCTTGCTGAGCTGA
- a CDS encoding histidine kinase, whose translation MTHFLVTDENPDGFRLEDILNIIRKDIIQRATRIMDDDRPEAQHVLANNVEILGLLTEAIELAKDSTMTLEKAFGPSSGDKPRIGK comes from the coding sequence ATGACACATTTTCTGGTGACCGATGAAAACCCCGACGGGTTCAGACTGGAAGATATCCTGAACATCATCCGCAAGGACATTATCCAGCGGGCAACCCGGATCATGGACGATGATCGCCCGGAAGCCCAGCATGTCCTCGCCAATAATGTGGAAATTCTGGGACTTCTGACCGAGGCCATCGAGCTGGCCAAGGACAGCACCATGACCCTGGAAAAGGCATTCGGCCCTTCCAGCGGCGACAAACCCCGCATCGGTAAATAA
- a CDS encoding response regulator codes for MSILSEAELENLYESEALDEARDVAGSLEVRLQQVLSGEIKGEKAKAMLAQDASNLRLKVKAVKLPGLSAICQRLDDYLWHMDEVKEENIRDLQQFSDKILGLLDGSSTPIKDVAADIQALPHHSTFEVSDVKKTDKDVTLVLPQKAAARVVERELVECGYRVSTVLDSLDAFEIILETRPDLVITTAVMPRLSGIDLACALKSMPTTKNVAVAILTSMELDHPDLKALPMSVGIIRRGEHFGNDLAEVLQRFGIT; via the coding sequence ATGAGCATTCTTTCCGAAGCAGAACTTGAAAATCTCTATGAATCCGAAGCACTTGACGAAGCCCGCGATGTCGCCGGCAGTCTCGAAGTCCGCCTGCAGCAGGTGCTGAGCGGTGAAATCAAAGGGGAGAAGGCGAAGGCCATGCTGGCGCAGGATGCCTCCAACCTGCGGCTCAAAGTCAAGGCTGTGAAGCTGCCCGGCCTGTCGGCCATTTGCCAGCGCCTTGACGACTACTTGTGGCATATGGATGAGGTCAAAGAGGAAAACATCAGGGACCTGCAGCAGTTCAGCGATAAAATCCTGGGGCTTCTGGACGGATCCTCCACTCCGATCAAGGATGTTGCTGCCGATATTCAGGCGCTGCCCCATCATTCCACTTTTGAAGTCAGCGATGTGAAGAAGACTGACAAGGACGTTACACTGGTTCTGCCACAGAAGGCGGCAGCGCGCGTGGTTGAACGCGAACTGGTGGAGTGCGGCTATCGCGTGTCCACGGTTCTGGACTCTCTGGATGCCTTTGAAATCATCCTCGAAACGCGCCCGGATCTGGTCATTACCACGGCGGTGATGCCGCGCTTGTCAGGGATTGATCTGGCCTGCGCGCTCAAATCCATGCCGACCACAAAAAATGTTGCTGTCGCAATTTTAACGAGTATGGAACTGGATCATCCGGATCTTAAAGCCCTGCCCATGAGTGTCGGGATTATCCGGCGCGGCGAACATTTCGGTAATGACCTGGCGGAAGTGTTGCAACGTTTCGGAATTACCTGA
- the cpdR gene encoding cell cycle two-component system response regulator CpdR, protein MTRILLAEDDETMRTFLARSLEKAGYKVISVAQGTDALPLLAGGGFDLLLTDIVMPGMDGIELARRATKMQPELQVMFITGFAAVAMDKTRDRPTNSKVLQKPFHLKDLVDEVDRLFVA, encoded by the coding sequence GTGACGCGAATTCTTTTGGCTGAAGATGATGAAACCATGCGCACTTTCCTGGCGCGCTCGTTGGAAAAGGCCGGCTATAAAGTCATTTCCGTGGCTCAGGGGACCGATGCCCTGCCGCTTTTGGCTGGTGGAGGGTTTGATCTGCTGCTGACCGATATTGTGATGCCGGGCATGGACGGCATTGAACTTGCCCGCCGGGCCACCAAGATGCAGCCTGAGCTGCAGGTCATGTTCATCACCGGCTTTGCCGCTGTTGCGATGGATAAAACACGCGATCGTCCGACGAATTCCAAGGTTCTGCAGAAGCCATTCCACCTGAAGGACCTGGTGGATGAAGTCGACCGCCTATTTGTCGCTTGA
- a CDS encoding NADPH:quinone oxidoreductase family protein, whose amino-acid sequence MKAMIVRENGPLSNLQLEEVDDPVAGPGQVVIDIKACSVNFADSLMVEGTYQVKPPKPFSPGLEVSGYVAELGDGVAGFKVGDKVQALTNWGGFAEKIAVPVDALLKVPEEMPHADVASFVVAYGTSHVALDYRARLKPGEWLVVTGAGGGVGLTAVEIGHLMGARVIALAGDDDKLEVARSKGAEFTVNYKDEDVRERLREITDGQGVNVVYDAVGGDIFQACFRAMAPEGRILVIGFASGNIPQVPANHLLVKNIELIGFYWGAYKEFKNQILVDSAKQLLGWYQEGKIKPHISKTFPLEQTVDAIRALRDRKSSGKVVVLIGDDA is encoded by the coding sequence ATGAAAGCGATGATCGTCCGGGAAAATGGTCCCTTGTCCAATTTGCAGCTTGAGGAAGTGGATGATCCGGTGGCAGGACCGGGCCAGGTCGTGATCGATATCAAAGCCTGTAGCGTCAATTTTGCCGACAGCCTGATGGTTGAAGGCACTTACCAGGTCAAGCCGCCGAAACCTTTCAGCCCCGGACTGGAAGTGTCCGGCTATGTGGCCGAACTGGGTGACGGCGTCGCAGGATTCAAGGTGGGGGACAAGGTTCAGGCTCTGACCAACTGGGGCGGTTTTGCCGAAAAGATCGCTGTGCCGGTTGACGCCCTGCTGAAGGTGCCGGAAGAGATGCCGCATGCGGATGTAGCCAGCTTCGTGGTTGCCTATGGCACCAGTCATGTGGCGCTTGATTATCGCGCCCGGCTCAAGCCCGGGGAGTGGCTGGTGGTGACCGGTGCCGGCGGCGGGGTCGGCCTGACGGCGGTGGAAATCGGCCACCTGATGGGCGCGCGGGTTATTGCGCTGGCCGGGGACGATGACAAGCTGGAAGTGGCGCGCAGCAAGGGGGCGGAATTCACGGTCAATTATAAGGACGAGGATGTCCGGGAGCGGCTCAGGGAAATTACTGACGGCCAGGGTGTCAATGTGGTTTACGACGCCGTTGGCGGCGACATCTTCCAGGCCTGTTTCCGCGCCATGGCGCCGGAGGGGCGGATCCTGGTGATCGGTTTTGCCAGCGGCAATATTCCCCAGGTTCCGGCCAACCATCTGCTGGTCAAGAACATCGAGCTGATCGGTTTCTACTGGGGCGCCTACAAGGAATTCAAGAACCAGATTCTGGTGGACAGCGCGAAGCAGCTGCTGGGCTGGTATCAGGAAGGCAAGATCAAACCCCACATCAGCAAGACCTTCCCGCTGGAGCAGACGGTGGACGCCATCCGCGCCCTTCGGGACCGCAAATCCTCGGGCAAGGTGGTGGTGCTGATCGGGGACGATGCTTAG
- a CDS encoding DUF1289 domain-containing protein translates to MEPTDRTDTPCISICQLDATETWCIGCGRLRTELFNWPEKSPQERAEIISRARQRLLSSGRK, encoded by the coding sequence ATGGAACCGACAGACCGGACAGACACCCCCTGCATCAGCATCTGCCAGCTGGACGCAACCGAAACATGGTGCATCGGCTGCGGCCGGTTGCGGACCGAACTGTTCAACTGGCCGGAAAAATCCCCGCAGGAACGCGCTGAAATCATTTCCAGAGCCCGCCAGAGGCTTTTGTCTTCCGGTCGCAAATAA
- the pepN gene encoding aminopeptidase N, which translates to MADASQAVARPQTKYLKDYRAPDYTIDRVDLLFQLEEGVTHVTSRLQMRRQSGGVDTPLVLDGSHMKLLSVELDGGQLSADDYEVGEETLTITGLPEEFELTIRNDIDPSANTALEGLYISKGMYCTQCEAEGFRRITYFLDRSDVMATYRVRIEADREKYPVLLSNGNEVDHGLLGEGRHFVVWDDPFPKPCYLFALVAGDLAYLEDHYTTKSGEKVTLRLFVAPQDLDKCRHAMDSLKKSMKWDEDVYGLEYDLDIFNIVAVSHFNMGAMENKSLNIFNTKCVLANPQTATDADFAAVEAVVAHEYFHNWTGNRVTCRDWFQLSLKEGLTVFRDQEFSADMGSRAVKRIEDVRMLRQYQFAEDSGPMAHPVRPDNYIEINNFYTVTVYEKGAEVIRMYHTLLGPENYRKGIDLYFERHDGQAVTCDDFLSAMQDASGVDLGQFSLWYSQAGTPEVTVESRYDAENELFELTLSQTVPDTPGQTGKKPMHIPVAVGLVGPDGADLPLQLEGENAPHDVDGTRVLDLKEASQTFRFVNVAEQPVPSVLRGFSAPVKLSTGLNEDQFLFLLAHDSDSFNRWEAAQTLSANIILGLVDDLAAQRAMELDPKFINAIGKVLDDDTLDNAFKAEILSLPSEAVLGQMRTPVDVDGIHAAREFVRGQLAHALENDFRALYSLCEDRGAYEFTPEAVGNRRLRNMALGYLMELGDDEVCKLAIKQFMNADNMTNEIAALSTLVNSDCAARDGALQTFYDKWRHEPLVLDKWFSVQATSRRADTLDVVRHLRRHPDFDIRTPNRVRSLVSAFCALNPVNFHDKSGSGYNFLGDILEELDPINPQISAGLVRPLTRWKMYDADRQQLMKKVLMRILSFKDLSPDVYEIVSKSLQ; encoded by the coding sequence ATGGCAGACGCTTCCCAGGCTGTGGCCCGCCCGCAAACCAAATATCTCAAGGACTATCGGGCGCCCGATTATACCATTGACCGGGTGGACCTTTTGTTTCAGCTGGAAGAAGGGGTGACCCATGTCACCTCGCGCCTGCAGATGCGGCGGCAATCGGGCGGGGTGGATACACCCCTGGTGCTGGACGGCAGCCACATGAAGCTTTTGTCCGTGGAACTGGACGGCGGACAATTGTCTGCGGATGATTATGAAGTGGGCGAGGAAACCCTGACCATTACCGGCCTGCCGGAAGAATTCGAGCTCACCATCCGCAACGACATTGACCCGTCGGCCAACACAGCGCTGGAAGGGCTGTATATTTCCAAAGGCATGTATTGCACCCAGTGCGAGGCAGAGGGGTTCCGGCGCATCACCTATTTCCTCGACCGCTCCGATGTGATGGCCACTTACCGGGTACGGATCGAGGCGGACCGGGAGAAATATCCGGTGCTGCTGTCCAACGGCAATGAAGTGGATCACGGCCTGCTTGGTGAAGGCCGGCATTTCGTCGTCTGGGACGATCCGTTCCCCAAACCCTGTTATCTGTTTGCCCTGGTGGCCGGTGACCTGGCATATCTGGAAGACCATTACACCACAAAATCGGGCGAGAAAGTCACCCTGCGTCTGTTTGTCGCGCCCCAGGATCTGGATAAATGCCGCCATGCCATGGACAGCCTGAAAAAATCCATGAAGTGGGATGAGGATGTTTACGGCCTCGAATATGACCTGGATATCTTCAATATCGTGGCAGTCAGTCATTTCAATATGGGGGCGATGGAAAACAAAAGCCTCAATATCTTCAATACCAAATGCGTGCTGGCCAATCCGCAGACCGCAACCGATGCGGACTTCGCGGCGGTGGAGGCCGTGGTCGCCCATGAATATTTCCATAACTGGACCGGCAACCGGGTGACTTGCCGCGACTGGTTTCAGCTTAGCCTCAAGGAAGGCCTGACCGTGTTTCGGGACCAGGAATTTTCCGCTGATATGGGCTCTCGCGCGGTCAAGAGGATCGAGGATGTGCGCATGCTGCGGCAATATCAGTTTGCCGAGGACAGCGGCCCCATGGCCCATCCGGTGCGCCCCGATAATTATATTGAAATCAATAACTTCTATACGGTGACGGTCTACGAGAAGGGCGCGGAAGTAATCCGCATGTATCATACCCTGCTGGGGCCGGAAAACTACCGCAAGGGCATTGACCTCTATTTCGAGCGCCATGACGGCCAGGCGGTGACCTGTGACGACTTTTTGTCGGCGATGCAGGATGCGTCCGGCGTCGACCTCGGCCAGTTCAGCCTGTGGTACAGCCAGGCCGGCACCCCGGAGGTTACGGTGGAAAGCCGCTATGATGCGGAAAACGAGCTGTTCGAACTGACCCTGAGCCAGACAGTGCCGGATACGCCGGGCCAGACCGGCAAAAAGCCGATGCATATCCCCGTGGCGGTGGGGCTGGTGGGTCCGGACGGCGCCGACCTGCCGTTGCAGCTGGAAGGGGAGAATGCGCCCCACGATGTGGACGGCACCCGGGTGCTGGACCTCAAAGAGGCAAGCCAGACCTTCCGCTTCGTTAATGTCGCCGAACAGCCGGTCCCCTCCGTGCTGCGCGGTTTTTCCGCCCCGGTGAAGCTGAGCACCGGGCTGAACGAGGATCAGTTCCTGTTTCTGCTGGCCCATGACAGCGACAGCTTCAACCGCTGGGAAGCGGCCCAGACCCTGTCGGCCAATATCATCCTCGGACTGGTGGATGATCTGGCGGCGCAACGGGCCATGGAGCTGGATCCCAAGTTCATCAATGCCATCGGCAAGGTGCTGGACGATGACACACTGGACAATGCCTTCAAGGCGGAGATCCTGTCGCTGCCGTCGGAAGCGGTGCTTGGCCAGATGCGCACGCCGGTGGATGTGGACGGCATTCATGCCGCCCGGGAATTTGTCCGCGGCCAGTTGGCCCATGCCCTGGAAAATGACTTCCGCGCCCTCTATAGCCTGTGTGAGGACAGGGGGGCTTACGAATTCACCCCCGAAGCGGTCGGCAATCGCCGCCTGCGCAACATGGCGCTCGGCTATCTGATGGAACTCGGCGACGACGAGGTCTGCAAGCTGGCCATCAAGCAGTTCATGAATGCGGACAATATGACCAATGAAATCGCCGCCCTGTCCACTCTGGTGAACAGCGACTGTGCCGCCCGGGACGGCGCCCTGCAAACCTTCTACGACAAATGGCGGCACGAGCCGCTGGTGCTGGATAAATGGTTCTCGGTCCAGGCCACGAGCCGGCGCGCCGATACCCTTGATGTGGTCAGGCACCTGCGCCGCCATCCGGATTTCGACATCCGCACCCCGAACCGGGTGCGCTCCCTGGTCAGCGCCTTCTGCGCCCTGAACCCGGTCAATTTCCATGACAAATCCGGCAGCGGATATAATTTCCTTGGCGATATCCTGGAGGAGCTGGACCCCATCAACCCGCAGATTTCAGCCGGGCTGGTGCGGCCGCTGACACGCTGGAAAATGTATGATGCGGACCGGCAGCAATTGATGAAAAAGGTCCTGATGCGGATCCTCTCCTTCAAGGACCTGTCCCCGGATGTTTATGAGATTGTATCCAAGAGCCTGCAGTAG
- a CDS encoding NAD(P)/FAD-dependent oxidoreductase translates to MTETFDFIIIGGGIAGASAAWFLSPHGRTLILEREEYPGYHTTGRSAAFFAETYGNAVVQQLTRASRSFLLSPPDGFSETPLVHKRGAVYMATAEQVEFLEQSYRTKKAVSPEIKQLTATEILEKAPCLRKGYAVAGYEDPGCRDIDVHALHQGYLRGMKKNGGKMLCNQSVEDISRSAEGWQVELAEGRVEGRVLVNAAGAWGDELAAVAGVAPIGLDPRRRTVICVDADGAELSPEMPLVLDAEDEFYFKPEGGGILLTPCDETPMPPCDVQPEELDIARAIDRLEQASEFRVTHVRRKWSGLRTFVPDRSPVVGFDPDIAGFFWCVGQGGFGIQTSPAIGRLVAELIVNGETGSVLPVAEISPQRFRN, encoded by the coding sequence ATGACCGAGACATTTGACTTTATCATCATTGGCGGCGGTATCGCCGGGGCGTCGGCAGCCTGGTTCCTCAGTCCTCATGGACGTACATTGATCCTGGAGCGGGAAGAGTATCCCGGCTATCACACCACAGGCCGCTCGGCAGCCTTTTTTGCTGAAACCTATGGCAATGCGGTGGTTCAGCAGCTGACCCGGGCTTCGCGGTCGTTCCTGTTGTCGCCGCCGGACGGTTTCTCCGAAACACCGCTGGTTCACAAGCGCGGCGCCGTCTATATGGCGACGGCGGAACAGGTAGAGTTCCTGGAACAGTCCTACAGGACCAAGAAAGCCGTCAGTCCGGAAATCAAGCAGCTCACTGCTACCGAGATCCTTGAGAAAGCTCCATGCCTGCGCAAGGGCTATGCGGTTGCCGGGTATGAGGATCCGGGGTGCCGGGACATCGATGTGCATGCTCTTCATCAGGGCTATCTGCGCGGCATGAAAAAGAATGGCGGGAAAATGCTGTGTAACCAGTCGGTCGAGGATATTTCGAGGTCGGCAGAAGGTTGGCAGGTAGAACTGGCGGAAGGCAGGGTCGAAGGACGGGTTCTGGTCAATGCCGCCGGTGCCTGGGGGGATGAACTGGCGGCGGTTGCCGGTGTGGCGCCTATCGGCCTGGATCCCCGCAGAAGGACGGTCATCTGTGTTGATGCCGATGGCGCCGAACTTTCGCCCGAGATGCCGCTGGTGCTGGATGCGGAAGATGAGTTTTATTTCAAGCCGGAGGGAGGCGGCATTCTGCTTACCCCCTGTGACGAAACACCAATGCCGCCCTGTGATGTTCAACCGGAAGAACTGGATATTGCCCGGGCGATCGACCGGCTGGAACAGGCGTCGGAATTCAGGGTGACCCACGTCCGGCGCAAATGGTCGGGTCTTCGCACCTTTGTCCCGGACCGCTCCCCGGTGGTCGGGTTTGATCCGGATATTGCTGGTTTTTTCTGGTGCGTCGGGCAGGGGGGATTTGGAATCCAGACCTCGCCGGCCATTGGCCGGCTGGTGGCGGAATTAATTGTGAATGGTGAAACCGGCAGTGTGCTGCCGGTTGCGGAAATTTCACCGCAGCGGTTCAGGAACTAG